In one Spirosoma rigui genomic region, the following are encoded:
- a CDS encoding anthranilate synthase component I family protein has product MITTQPTSYRIVSRHKRMLADIITPVSIYLRIRDRYRNSILLESSDYHGNDNSFSYIAFDPVAQFSYEGQRLTVRMPGQPETITDVRPNDMLAALQQFKDSFDHEKAPFPFINNGLFGYFGYPAVQSFEDITLHAPVPEENQIPAAVFTVYRYVIAINHFKDELYLFEHSYLSNGDSQPDSTLDDISDMITGRNYPTYTFSPTGPEQSNFTDDEFRAVIQKGKDHCQRGDVFQIVLSRRFETPFMGDEFNVYRSLRSLNPSPYLFYFDYGNYKIFGSSPESQIVVKDRQATIYPIAGTFRRTGDDIRDAELAQKLYDDPKESAEHVMLVDLARNDLSRNCDVVKVETFKEVQYYSHVIHLVSKVVGELTTEADPLQIVAETFPAGTLSGAPKHNAMQLIDRYESLSRSFYSGSIGYMGFDGEFNHAIMIRTFMSKDNTLYYQAGAGVVAKSVVESELQEVHNKLAALRMAIEQAKTI; this is encoded by the coding sequence ATCACGACCCAACCAACCTCCTACCGTATTGTTAGCCGCCATAAACGCATGCTGGCCGACATCATTACGCCGGTTAGCATCTACCTCCGCATCCGGGACCGCTACCGCAACAGTATCCTGCTCGAAAGCTCGGACTACCACGGCAACGACAACAGCTTTTCGTACATTGCCTTCGATCCCGTTGCGCAGTTTTCTTACGAAGGGCAACGGCTGACGGTACGCATGCCCGGCCAGCCGGAAACGATCACCGATGTACGGCCCAATGACATGCTGGCCGCCCTGCAACAGTTCAAGGATAGCTTCGACCACGAGAAAGCGCCGTTTCCGTTCATTAATAATGGTCTGTTCGGCTACTTCGGCTACCCGGCGGTACAGAGCTTTGAAGACATTACGCTACACGCACCCGTCCCCGAAGAAAATCAGATTCCAGCGGCCGTTTTCACCGTATACCGCTACGTTATCGCCATCAACCATTTCAAAGACGAACTGTATCTCTTTGAGCACAGCTACCTCAGCAACGGCGATTCGCAGCCCGACAGCACGCTCGATGACATCAGCGACATGATTACAGGGCGCAATTATCCGACCTATACCTTCAGTCCCACGGGTCCTGAACAGTCTAACTTCACCGACGATGAGTTCCGCGCTGTCATTCAGAAGGGCAAAGATCACTGCCAGCGGGGTGATGTATTTCAGATTGTTCTCTCCCGGCGGTTCGAGACGCCTTTCATGGGCGACGAATTCAACGTCTATCGGTCGCTACGCTCGCTGAATCCATCACCTTATCTGTTCTACTTCGACTACGGCAACTACAAGATTTTCGGCTCCTCGCCCGAGTCGCAGATTGTGGTCAAAGATCGTCAGGCCACTATTTACCCCATCGCCGGTACCTTCCGGCGCACCGGCGACGATATTCGCGATGCCGAACTGGCCCAGAAGCTCTACGATGACCCGAAAGAGTCAGCCGAGCACGTGATGCTGGTCGATCTGGCCCGTAACGACCTCAGCCGCAATTGCGACGTTGTGAAGGTCGAAACGTTCAAGGAGGTGCAGTATTACTCGCACGTCATTCACCTCGTGTCTAAAGTGGTGGGTGAGCTCACTACCGAAGCTGATCCACTCCAGATCGTTGCTGAAACGTTCCCCGCCGGCACACTATCTGGTGCGCCCAAGCATAACGCCATGCAGCTGATTGATCGCTACGAGAGCCTGAGCCGCTCGTTCTACTCCGGTAGCATTGGTTATATGGGTTTTGATGGTGAATTCAACCACGCCATCATGATCCGCACGTTTATGAGTAAAGACAACACCCTGTACTATCAGGCGGGCGCGGGCGTAGTCGCTAAATCGGTCGTGGAAAGTGAATTACAGGAAGTGCATAACAAACTGGCCGCCCTTCGGATGGCCATCGAACAGGCAAAAACTATTTAA
- the trpC gene encoding indole-3-glycerol phosphate synthase TrpC: MTILDQIVAQKRIEVAERMAATPISALELMPDFKRMPLSARDAVQAYRSTGIIAEFKRKSPSKGVINDQADVATTTQGYVQAGAAVLSVLTDEPFFGGTLADLQAARLANPETPILRKDFVIDDYQILEAKAWGADLVLLIAACLTPQQVIDLSELAHNVGMQVLLEVHDEDELDRTLTHTVDLVGVNNRNLKTFVTSIDTSMRLIERIPDTFAKITESGLHDAQTMRALFQAGFDGFLIGEAFMKTSDPAAALAGLVAQFNSTTIPI, translated from the coding sequence ATGACCATTCTGGACCAGATAGTTGCTCAAAAACGAATTGAAGTCGCCGAACGCATGGCGGCTACCCCGATATCGGCGCTGGAACTGATGCCCGATTTTAAGCGAATGCCCCTGTCAGCGCGCGACGCCGTTCAGGCCTACCGTTCAACGGGTATCATTGCCGAATTCAAGCGCAAATCTCCATCCAAAGGTGTTATCAACGACCAGGCCGACGTAGCAACCACGACGCAGGGGTACGTGCAAGCCGGTGCGGCCGTGTTGTCCGTGTTGACGGATGAACCATTTTTCGGGGGTACCCTGGCCGATTTGCAGGCCGCCCGTCTGGCCAATCCCGAGACGCCTATTCTTCGGAAAGACTTCGTCATTGATGATTACCAGATTCTGGAGGCAAAAGCGTGGGGAGCCGACCTGGTGCTGCTCATTGCCGCCTGCCTGACGCCCCAACAAGTTATTGACCTCAGCGAACTGGCACACAACGTAGGTATGCAGGTCCTGCTCGAAGTGCACGATGAGGACGAACTCGACCGCACGCTAACGCATACGGTCGATCTGGTGGGTGTTAACAACCGAAATCTTAAAACATTTGTTACATCTATTGATACGTCCATGCGACTGATTGAGCGCATTCCAGACACGTTTGCCAAGATCACTGAAAGTGGCCTGCACGATGCCCAAACCATGCGGGCGTTGTTTCAGGCGGGTTTCGACGGGTTTCTGATCGGCGAAGCGTTTATGAAAACGTCCGATCCGGCAGCAGCCCTGGCGGGCTTGGTCGCTCAGTTTAACTCGACAACCATACCTATCTAA
- the trpA gene encoding tryptophan synthase subunit alpha produces the protein MIEQPDIQRPTETDGTTENRIKSLFSRKSERLLNIYFTAGFPHLDDTVTILRGLQQAGVDLVEIGMPYSDPVADGETIQKSNGRALENGMSIKKLFDQLVGCRTDSTGEPITVPILLMGYINPVLQYGVENFCRMCREVGVDGVILPDLPLDLFLDEYAETFRAYGILNVNLITPQTTDERIRLIDAESDGFIYMVSSASITGSVTGISDPMRAYFERIKAMNLRNPRLIGFGINNHETFDSACANANGAIVGSAFIRHLDDHGTSPESIQAFVDTIRA, from the coding sequence ATGATAGAGCAACCCGACATCCAACGGCCAACCGAAACGGACGGCACGACGGAAAATCGCATCAAAAGCCTGTTTTCGCGTAAAAGCGAGCGGCTCCTTAATATTTATTTCACCGCCGGGTTTCCGCACCTGGACGATACGGTTACCATCTTGCGCGGACTGCAACAGGCAGGGGTAGACCTGGTTGAAATTGGTATGCCGTATTCGGACCCCGTTGCCGATGGTGAAACGATTCAAAAGAGCAATGGCCGGGCGCTGGAGAACGGTATGTCGATCAAGAAGCTGTTCGATCAGCTGGTGGGTTGCCGGACCGATTCGACAGGCGAGCCCATTACGGTACCGATCCTGCTGATGGGCTACATCAACCCGGTGCTTCAGTACGGAGTCGAGAATTTCTGCCGGATGTGCCGCGAAGTAGGCGTTGACGGAGTTATTTTGCCTGACCTGCCACTCGATTTGTTCCTGGACGAGTATGCCGAAACATTTCGCGCATATGGTATCCTGAACGTGAACCTGATTACACCCCAGACGACGGATGAGCGTATCCGGCTGATTGACGCGGAGTCAGATGGCTTTATTTACATGGTCTCGTCGGCCAGTATCACCGGCTCGGTCACCGGCATCAGCGATCCCATGCGCGCTTATTTCGAGCGGATCAAGGCTATGAACCTGCGTAATCCGCGCCTGATCGGCTTCGGCATCAACAACCACGAAACCTTTGACTCGGCCTGTGCCAACGCCAATGGAGCCATTGTTGGTAGCGCCTTTATCCGCCACCTCGACGATCATGGAACGTCGCCGGAGAGCATCCAGGCCTTCGTAGACACCATCCGGGCGTAA
- the trpB gene encoding tryptophan synthase subunit beta: protein MQTTIEPTTSFEVSDKGFYGHFGGAFIPEMLYPNVEELRQNYLTITADPSFQAEFQQLLEDYVGRPTPLFLAKRLSETVGATIYLKREDLCHTGAHKINNTIGQILVAQRLGKKRIVAETGAGQHGVATATVCALMGLECIVYMGSVDMKRQQPNVDRMRMLGAKVVPATSGSQTLKDATNEAMRHWINNPVDTHYIIGSVVGPHPYPDMVARFQSVISQETRKQLFAKTGSENPDYVVACVGGGSNAAGAFFHYLNEPSVRLVAVEAAGHGVESGHSAATTALGKPGVLHGSRTILMQTEDGQVTEPYSISAGLDYPGIGPLHAHLFESGRGDFYAITDEDAMAAGFQLSKLEGIIPAIETAHALAALSHMNLKADDVVVVCLSGRGDKDLSTYSQYL, encoded by the coding sequence ATGCAAACCACAATTGAACCAACCACCTCTTTCGAGGTATCAGATAAGGGGTTTTATGGCCATTTTGGCGGAGCATTCATCCCGGAAATGCTCTACCCTAACGTAGAGGAACTTCGGCAGAACTACCTCACCATCACCGCCGATCCGTCGTTTCAGGCCGAGTTTCAGCAGTTGCTGGAAGATTACGTTGGCCGGCCAACGCCTTTGTTCCTGGCCAAGCGGCTTTCGGAGACGGTAGGTGCCACCATCTACCTCAAGCGCGAAGACCTATGTCATACCGGCGCGCACAAGATCAACAATACCATTGGTCAGATCCTGGTTGCGCAGCGGCTGGGCAAAAAGCGCATCGTTGCCGAAACGGGCGCCGGTCAGCACGGCGTAGCAACGGCCACCGTTTGTGCACTGATGGGCCTCGAATGCATCGTTTATATGGGCAGCGTCGATATGAAGCGGCAACAGCCTAACGTAGACCGGATGCGTATGCTGGGTGCCAAAGTGGTGCCAGCTACGTCGGGTAGTCAGACGCTTAAAGATGCGACCAACGAGGCCATGCGTCACTGGATTAATAACCCCGTCGATACGCACTACATCATCGGCTCAGTAGTGGGCCCACACCCGTATCCGGATATGGTCGCCCGCTTTCAGTCGGTTATTTCGCAGGAAACCAGGAAACAGCTGTTTGCCAAAACGGGCAGCGAAAATCCGGATTACGTAGTAGCCTGCGTAGGGGGGGGAAGCAACGCAGCCGGTGCTTTTTTCCACTACCTGAACGAACCCTCCGTGCGGCTGGTAGCCGTTGAAGCCGCAGGACATGGTGTTGAGTCAGGCCATTCGGCCGCCACAACAGCGCTTGGCAAACCAGGAGTCCTGCACGGTAGCCGGACAATTTTGATGCAAACCGAAGACGGACAGGTGACGGAGCCCTATTCCATTTCGGCGGGGCTCGATTACCCGGGCATTGGACCGCTTCACGCGCACCTGTTCGAGTCGGGTAGGGGTGACTTCTACGCCATTACCGACGAAGACGCCATGGCCGCTGGTTTCCAGCTCAGCAAGCTCGAAGGCATCATCCCGGCCATCGAAACCGCGCACGCTCTGGCGGCTCTGTCGCACATGAACCTTAAAGCCGACGATGTTGTCGTCGTTTGTTTGTCGGGGCGTGGCGATAAAGATTTGAGTACCTATTCCCAGTATTTGTAG
- the trpD gene encoding anthranilate phosphoribosyltransferase — MKAILNHLFEYKTLSKEQARQTLIGIGQGAYNASQVASFLTVYMMRSLRVEELQGFRDAMLELCLPIDLDAYDPMDLCGTGGDGKDTFNISTLSSFVVAGAGQRVAKHGNHGVSSLVGSSTVMEYLGYRFTNDIGELQRKIETAGICFLHAPLFHPAMKNIGPIRKELGVKTFFNVLGPMVNPARPQKQLVGVFNLELARLYAYLYQQTDKQFMILHALDGYDEISLTGAFKVISNHTELLLEPKDLGMNKLSAESLAGGRTLDESAQIFMNVLNNQATPAQTQAVLANSAMALLAAGKTNDRAEAVSMALESLESGRALACFKKLMM; from the coding sequence ATGAAAGCAATACTAAATCACCTCTTCGAATACAAAACGCTGTCTAAAGAACAGGCTCGTCAGACCCTGATCGGCATTGGACAGGGTGCTTATAACGCGTCGCAGGTTGCGTCGTTTCTCACCGTGTACATGATGCGCAGTTTGCGCGTCGAAGAGCTACAGGGCTTCCGTGACGCCATGCTCGAACTCTGTCTGCCCATCGATCTGGACGCCTACGATCCTATGGATCTCTGTGGAACCGGGGGCGACGGCAAAGACACGTTCAATATCTCGACGCTGTCGTCCTTTGTCGTAGCCGGGGCGGGGCAACGCGTTGCCAAGCACGGTAACCACGGAGTTTCATCACTGGTTGGTTCGTCGACCGTTATGGAGTATCTGGGCTATCGATTCACGAACGATATCGGCGAGTTACAGCGGAAGATAGAAACGGCTGGTATCTGCTTTTTGCACGCTCCGCTGTTTCACCCGGCCATGAAGAATATTGGCCCGATCCGGAAAGAACTGGGCGTGAAAACGTTTTTCAACGTACTCGGCCCAATGGTCAACCCCGCACGTCCTCAAAAACAGCTCGTTGGCGTGTTCAACCTTGAATTGGCTCGATTATATGCGTACCTTTATCAGCAGACAGACAAGCAGTTTATGATCCTGCACGCGCTCGACGGGTACGATGAAATATCGCTGACGGGCGCCTTTAAGGTCATCAGTAACCACACCGAATTGCTGCTTGAACCGAAAGATCTGGGAATGAATAAGTTGAGCGCCGAGTCACTGGCAGGAGGACGAACGCTGGACGAATCAGCGCAGATATTCATGAATGTGCTGAACAACCAGGCCACACCGGCTCAAACACAGGCAGTTCTGGCCAATTCGGCGATGGCACTCCTGGCCGCGGGTAAAACAAATGACCGGGCCGAGGCCGTATCGATGGCGCTCGAATCGCTGGAAAGCGGCCGGGCGCTGGCCTGTTTTAAGAAGTTAATGATGTAG
- the hisIE gene encoding bifunctional phosphoribosyl-AMP cyclohydrolase/phosphoribosyl-ATP diphosphatase HisIE, whose product MNSEINFDKSPDGLIPAVIQDAQTAKVLMLGYMNREAYDKTAAERIVTFFSRSKQRLWTKGETSGNFLHVHEIRVDCDGDTLLIKANPDGPTCHTGADTCFNEVNQAEATPDAAKPGQAQFLNYLQGVIHDRKVNPADTSYTASLFKKGVNKIAQKVGEEAVELVIEAKDTDDDLFRGEAADLLFHYLVLLEYKNIDLDEIVAVLQSRHAK is encoded by the coding sequence ATGAATTCCGAGATCAATTTCGATAAATCACCCGACGGTCTGATCCCGGCCGTTATTCAGGACGCCCAGACGGCGAAAGTCCTGATGCTGGGCTATATGAACCGCGAGGCTTACGACAAAACCGCAGCCGAACGTATTGTTACGTTTTTTAGCCGAAGCAAGCAACGGCTTTGGACCAAAGGTGAAACATCGGGCAACTTCCTGCACGTGCACGAGATCCGGGTCGACTGCGATGGCGATACGTTGCTCATTAAAGCCAATCCTGACGGACCCACTTGCCACACGGGAGCCGATACCTGCTTCAACGAAGTGAATCAGGCCGAAGCCACTCCTGACGCGGCCAAACCAGGCCAGGCCCAGTTTCTGAATTACCTGCAAGGAGTAATTCATGACCGCAAAGTGAATCCCGCCGATACGTCCTACACCGCATCATTGTTCAAAAAGGGCGTCAACAAGATTGCCCAGAAAGTAGGGGAGGAGGCTGTTGAACTCGTGATTGAAGCCAAAGATACCGACGACGATCTGTTCCGGGGTGAGGCTGCCGACCTGCTGTTTCATTACCTGGTCCTGCTCGAATACAAAAATATTGACCTGGATGAGATCGTAGCCGTATTACAGAGCCGTCACGCCAAGTAG
- a CDS encoding phosphoribosylanthranilate isomerase — MKIKVCGLRDADNLKEIAALGPDFVGFIFYDQSPRYVGDELDEEVVKALPRSIRKVGVFVNASPEFILRTVKKYDFQYVQLHGNETPDFCRSLRNRGINIIKAFRVDESFNFSMLNNYKAQCDFFLFDAKGDQPGGNGHTFDWSILSRYDNEKPFFISGGIGLDNLDQLTALKGMKLYGVDVNSQVETAPGVKDVAKVKELINRLRPVEEEEAV, encoded by the coding sequence ATGAAAATCAAAGTGTGCGGTCTGCGCGATGCCGACAACCTGAAAGAGATTGCCGCCCTTGGTCCCGACTTCGTTGGGTTCATTTTCTACGACCAGTCGCCCCGCTACGTGGGCGATGAGCTGGATGAGGAGGTAGTCAAAGCGTTGCCCCGCTCGATCCGAAAGGTGGGCGTTTTCGTGAACGCCAGCCCGGAATTTATCCTGCGTACCGTGAAAAAATACGATTTCCAGTACGTTCAACTGCACGGCAATGAAACACCCGATTTCTGCCGGAGCCTGCGCAACCGGGGCATCAACATCATCAAGGCGTTCCGGGTCGATGAGTCGTTTAACTTCTCGATGCTGAACAACTACAAAGCCCAGTGCGACTTTTTCCTCTTCGATGCTAAAGGTGATCAGCCCGGTGGCAACGGCCATACGTTCGACTGGAGCATCCTAAGCCGCTACGATAACGAAAAGCCCTTTTTCATCAGCGGAGGCATCGGCCTCGACAACCTCGATCAGCTGACGGCGCTCAAAGGCATGAAGTTGTATGGCGTTGACGTGAACAGCCAGGTAGAGACAGCCCCCGGCGTTAAGGATGTAGCCAAAGTGAAGGAGCTGATTAATCGCCTGCGGCCCGTAGAGGAAGAAGAAGCCGTGTAA
- a CDS encoding phage holin family protein, which yields MGLIIRILISAVAVYVASLFIPGISVSGGASTYLVIAIVLGLLNAFVKPILTILTIPITILTLGLFLIVINVLMVYLAAYLVPGFSVSGFIAALLFSIVVSLVTSLIDAIV from the coding sequence ATGGGTTTAATCATTCGCATTCTTATCAGTGCGGTGGCCGTTTACGTCGCCAGCCTGTTTATTCCGGGTATTTCTGTTTCAGGTGGTGCCAGCACCTATCTCGTCATTGCCATTGTACTGGGGTTGCTGAACGCCTTTGTAAAGCCCATCCTGACTATTCTGACCATTCCCATTACGATCCTTACACTCGGTCTGTTCCTGATCGTGATCAACGTACTGATGGTCTATCTGGCGGCTTATCTAGTGCCCGGCTTCAGCGTGAGTGGCTTCATTGCCGCCTTGTTGTTCAGTATAGTCGTTTCCCTCGTAACGTCCCTGATCGACGCTATCGTTTAA
- a CDS encoding anthranilate synthase component II, giving the protein MKLLVLDNYDSFTYNLVYILRELGYRPDVIRNNKIALTDVAQYDKIMLSPGPGIPSEAGIMQELVAEYGPTKSILGICLGHQGIGEVYGAQLENLGDVLHGVAHRTNVTDPSERLFAGIPEELTVGRYHSWTVVPDSMPAELRTTAVDEHGRVMALAHTRFDVRGLQFHPESVLTENGVKMIENWLSI; this is encoded by the coding sequence ATGAAACTTCTCGTTTTAGACAACTACGATTCGTTCACCTACAACCTCGTCTACATACTGCGGGAGCTGGGGTACCGGCCGGATGTGATCCGGAACAACAAAATTGCCCTGACAGATGTGGCCCAATATGACAAAATCATGCTCTCACCGGGTCCCGGTATCCCTTCCGAAGCGGGTATTATGCAGGAGCTGGTGGCTGAATATGGCCCAACCAAAAGTATCCTGGGTATCTGCCTGGGGCACCAGGGTATTGGTGAGGTGTATGGCGCGCAACTCGAAAACCTGGGCGACGTACTGCACGGCGTAGCGCACCGGACTAACGTAACGGACCCCTCCGAGCGGCTCTTCGCTGGTATTCCCGAAGAACTAACGGTTGGCCGGTACCACTCCTGGACGGTAGTCCCCGATTCGATGCCGGCCGAACTACGCACAACGGCCGTCGATGAGCACGGACGTGTTATGGCCCTCGCCCACACCCGGTTCGATGTACGGGGTCTACAGTTTCACCCCGAATCGGTGCTGACTGAAAATGGCGTAAAAATGATCGAGAACTGGCTGTCGATCTAA